ggagaagaaaagaaaaaagaactcaGAAGATGTAACCTTTCAACATTCcttagaaacaaaaacaaaaccccaaacaatatGGGAATATGTTTTATTATCTCTGCTCACAAGGCAGTTTCATAAGCTTTTCACACATAAAAACCAGTGAAGGACAGCTAGTCAAAAGCAGGAGTGCTAACATTGCCTCAGGTGCAAGGTTGAGCTGATGTGTCAGACCACCTCTTGTAAGTCAGGTGTTCACCCTCACAGACCAGCTCTTCCTGCACATTATTTTTGATAAAAGAGGTGAATGAAGCATGGTGCTAATGCAGAAGGAACACAAATTTGCAGGGCAGTTAAGCTCACAATAGGATAAGATATCAAGAGCAGGAAGGGCATGAAACAAACTTTTGTTCAGCATTCCTCTGGGCTTGTCACGGACAGCTAAGTGAGAAATAACTGCAGGAGCTGGTCCGTGACCCAGTAGTTCCTCTTCAGTCCTGCACACAGAAAAGCACTGGACAAACAGAAGCTCAGAAGAGGCAGTTCCAGACATTTCAGCATCCCTGCTAGGGGCAGGGCCATCACAGACTGTCCCAGGTGCCAGAGAAGGGATCGAAACACAGCCATTGCAGTCACACACCATCTAGACTTGTGCCACAGAGCTTGGGACATGGAACAGCGTCAGTAGTGGCTGATACATAAGGTGGAAGTGTAATGTGCATAGTCCAGTCCATTCTTCAGGCATCAAGGCAACTTCATTAACTCTCTCAAGTACCTCCCCTACATACAAGCTCTTACATGAGTTAATTTTATCCCGATAATCATGGGATAAAACACTCTTAAATAAAAGGGGAACTTGTCCATACAGGCCTTTTGCTGATCCACTGATTCACCACCTTCCAATGCCTTCTAGCCTGGCACAAAAACCAGAAGCTGAAACTAAACAGACAGCACTAAACTAAATTAGAACATAGTAAAACAGAGCCCCCAACTACCTATCACATACAGAGGAAGGCAAACATCTGCATTCCTTTCGCCTGCAAGATGCAGACCAAAGCGACCTGCTTCAAGTCTCCACCGCTGCCAAACTTGGCATGAACAGCTTGTATCTCTAGCACGAGAGATAGGAACGAGCAAGGAATTCCGGTTGCTGGAGCCTGGATATTGATATGCAAATAGCCGCTGCCTCGGGCTCTTGGCAGGATGAGAATGTGGCCTTCGGTTTCATACGTAAGAGCTCTGGTACCAAAGTCACCCGACAGACCACCTCCTTGTTACAAAAGCCCAAGTTAGAGAGCTCACCGGCCAGCTGTACCTAGCCCATGGACTTAGAAGTACCGCTCCCGATTATATTAACCACTTTTAAAGGTAAAACATGAAATTAAGCGCACCCGAAACACCCATTTCTTTCTAGCGAGCGTAGACGCAACCTGACATCCCAGTTACCCGCAGTAAGAAGGGGGGGCTAggggcagcaccaggcaggTGAAGGCACACAGCCTCACGGCGAGACCCTACCGAGCCAGAGAGCCAGAGACCGGAGCGGAGCCGAGCTCACGGCGACAGCATTGAGTGTGACCGCTTGGCAAGCCCCGGGTCGCACATCGCCGTCCGGAGAACTGCCCCGGCCCCTCCCGGCCCACCGCCCACTAGCCcggccccgtgtccccccgtaCCTCCTGGTAGGATGCGGAGACGTCTGATCTTAGCATGGCATCGGCAGGGGGGCGGCTGGGAGCGGCGGGGGCCAGCAGGGACGGCGACACCGCGGtccgagccgagccgagccgccCTGCCCCGGGCAGGGCCACGCAGGCGCCGGGACCCCCTACCCGCCCGCCGACCGGCTGCTTCCCGCCCCGGCGCCGCGGCCTCGCCACAGCGGCGCGGGGACTGCTGGGACACGTAGTCCGGCGCGAGCCGCTTTAACGGCTGCCGGGCGACCGTTGGTGCCGGGTgtggggaaggggcggggcagCGGGGAGCTCGGAGCTCACCTCAgcggcaggcagcgggcaggcctttggggggccggggggtACCCGGCAGCCGCCCCGGCGATAACTACCCTCGTTTTCCGTGTCCAGGCTGTAGGGGATGGAGCTTTAAAACGCACCAGAAGGCTTGCAACGCCATCGAAGTCGGGTCTTGTTACAGCTTCCAGAGCTCGCTGAGCAGTTTCTGCCGAGGTTGCAGGCTGTAGGCAGCGTAAAGCTGTCCAATGCTGCACGGCTGCTGGTCACACGCATAAGTGGGCTTTTTGTGAGGTTAAGGGaatgtttctctctgctgagaGCACAGAAGAGTGCTGTGTAGTGACAGGGAAATGAGTCTTTTATACACCACACGCATCACAACGCAAACTCTCCTATGCAAGACCGAACTAGATtggaaaagcaatttaaaacaattttgccAGCTCTCCCCAAGATGCATGCAatattactttctctttttaaattattttttgctgttcAAGGCTGCTAGCAGAACACCAAAACAACAGACTCACTTGGCAACCAGAGAAAACTTGCGCAGGGCTCCTGCAAAGACCTGCCCATGCTGCGCCAGCAGAGGAGCAGTAGCAATGGGGTGCTCGAGGAAGGTAAAAGCCAAAACCACATAAGAGCTGACTCATGAACCATCCATCCACAAATACCTACAcagctatttttcttccccagcatgGAAGTAATTGTTAATGTTTCATCATCAAGAAAAAGCATGCACAACATTGCTTGCATTGAGATGCAATGCTCTAGTGGAGTCCCTGCTCAGTAGATCATTTCCCTGTGCCTAAGACCCACACCTACTAAGTTAATAACCAAGGTTTGGAGTCCTCTGACAACAACAATCCTAATATACAACTtctcctttcagaaagaaaatattttagttcttgttattcatttttcagatgTCTGCGGTTCAAAGGCAGGCTCTAACTTACCCCCAAATCAGTAACGCTTCAGACAGATGTTGGCTAGTATTCAGCACTTGCAGCCTTCCCCTGGGGAGACACTAATAAATAacaatttcagaataaaaggtAAATCCATAACGTGATTGAACCAAACTGACAAAATAGACTTTTGCATATTTCCCAGCAGTGTGGGTCTCTGCGACAAGCCATGCAGGGTATTTGCAGGCAGAGCAACCAGGCAAATGCCAGAGCTCTTTCTCGCACATAATAGGAGCGTTCAGGAGCTGTTTTGTCCAAAGCCTTACTAAAGGTCTCTTTTCTGCTTGACACTTCACACCTCTCTTGTGGCATGTAGAGTCAGCAAATGGACGTGACAGAAAGCCAGGATGGGAAGTCCATTCAGAAACCTAGCTACTGTTTACGCAGTGTAGGCAAACTTCACTGCTTAAGGAGAATCACAGTAACAACCTTGTAAACCTTCACCTTGACAGAACTAACGCTCTGCTTGCCGCACTGGGTAGCAGCCTGCAGCGGTCAGCTCCCAGATGGCCACAGCATTCCCCACACCCTGACTCTGCAGGCTTGGCCCAGCTCCTCACATGGGGATGTGGCGTGGCTCATTGATCGTCACCCCCATACTGTGGTGACATGCCCTCACTCCCTTATCTTGTGCTGCCTGTGTCATCCAGAAGAGAACTATGGAGATGTTGCTTTGGATTAGCTACTTCAGCTCCACTTATACCACTGCACAGAACTGCCTTTGGTCTGCCTGTGGAAAAGGGTGTTACCTCAGGCAACATGGAACAGGTGTCCTCCAGGGTGGACACATGGATTTTATGCAAGAAGAGTTTCTAACAATCTTTAAAGCACAGATCAAACCCATTTCTATCTCCTGTTTACTGTCCAGATCCTTCTCAGAACTGTTCAGCTGTCACAACACACTGTACAAGGACCAGAGATACCAAATAGGGATTTGAATTACAGCACGGTAGTTGAGAAGACTGGGTGCCGCAGCATGAAACATCCAAGTTTTAAATCCTTCAGGTCCGCACTTGCCAGCACTACAGTGAGGGATGGGATATATCTATCTAAATTGTAAAAAGTTTctaattttcttaattctttatGGAATTACAAGCATCAAATGGCTCATTCTTCTGCCAAGCCAGAATGTTTCCCTGGGGTATACTTATAGCATGGGGAAATCACGTCATTTGAAACTTTCCTATTTATTCTGTCCTTCCTCAGGCTAAAAATATCAGTTTGCtaggtttttttaagtcataAAGACAAAGCCTGCCCTAGGCGTGCTGATTTTGTGAATGAACATGTAAAActtcagagggaagaaggatgGAAATGGAGGAATCTTTTATTAGACGCTGTTGTGGTGCTGGCTGCACATCCCGCACCAAAgagctccccagctgcagccctgagcCTCTAATGGAGTAGCGCCGGGCACTTTACATGTAGTTATTTAATTTAAGTGCATGGGCGCCTTGGCTTAAACTCGTCCCACGTACTTTTATTTAACCAAACCACCGGGCCAGGAACCTGCTCCCTCTTGCGGGCCCGGTTGCTGGGGGACGAGCGGGGCCCGGGGTCGCCCCCATCGGCAGCTGgaggcggggccgggccggggccgccgtCCGTCCTCCGCGGCATGGCGGGCGGCGCGGTgcgggtgctgctggctgctctgctcGGCGTCCTGCCGGCCGCGGCCGAGCGGGAGCTCCGCTTCAAGCCGCCGGCCGAGGCTCCCGTGCGGCTCTTCACCGAGCCTGATCTGGCCAGATACGACGGGCAGCAGGTAGGGGCGGGCGGGAGGCAGAGCCGCGGCGGGGCCTCGGGCCCCCGAGCCTCCCCGGCCGGTTCTTTGAAGCCGCGGGCCCGGGCTGGGCCAGGGCCGGTGGGGCGTCCTGGCCtcgcacagcacagcacagcacccagcCTTGCCACCTTCCCTGATGCTCAGTGTCCTGAAACCACGTTAAAATTTGGTTTTCTCGCGCTCTGCTGCTGTGctattccctccctcccagtaATTATGGGATAACTTGCTTTTTAAGCGTTCGTGAGAAGTTTCTTGGCGTTCGTGTGTTGCTAGCCTGCTATTCATTtgtcctgctggcagctgctgagTTTGGTCTGTTGTTGCGTACAGACAATTTGATGGCACGTTCCTATTTTATTAGTTGCCTGCTTGACAAGGTACTCATGCCAGTGAATTTCAGATTATCCTAAGTTGGAGCCAAAGCAATTTTCTCTCAATAATTCATTAAACTATGTATTTAgaccccccttttttttcttcctacaagATTAGAGAAATAACAAAGCAATTTCAACTTAAGAGTTTTTAGCTTTCTGTGATGTATAAGTCTCAGCAGAACTTCACATTCAGTATGATAAATTGATAcacatctgttttctcttttgaaaaactCACTGGCTGACCTTCTCAGGGTCTTCTTTAGATGCTTTCAAGAAACTAACCAGCATCTGACTAAAAATACATCTTATGcataaaagacaaagcagaacCACTGGCTTATTAAGTAAAACAGATGTCAGCAGatcagatttgtgtgtgtctaTGTATTTATCTGTTGTTCTCTTAATCGAATAAAGAATGCTGTTGGCCATACACCCTTTTATCTTGGGCTATATCCATCTGCATTAGGAATAGAAAGATGCAGTTGATCATCTTCAAGCAGACAAGCTTGCAGGCAAGAGGTGACTTGCAAGAGGGACATGTCTTCTATGATTGTGATGTTGAGATTAAAAAGATTCTCTCATTCCATATGCCTAAATcctaaaaaaaatctcagggactgtttaaaacacaaacaagaaTCTTCAAGAGAGATAACGTGTATACttgtatacacacacaaacgagaaaaaatagaaaagagaatttaattATCTTGTGTTCTGAATGTGTATGGATTTCATACCTAAAACTAATTACCTTTTGCCTGCGCTTAAGTGTTGAGGAAATAttgatggctttttttccaGGAAGGACAGCCCATTTACCTGGCAGTGAAGGGAGTAGTATTTGATGTCACTTCTGGAAAAGGTGAgtttgcttctcctctgccatctgctttgttttcatgctattttaaatattctcaaTGTATTAGAAACCTGCAGTTCAATTGCAACAAAAAGAatgtatcttttcctttttgaaaaaaatccatttttcctcctctgacaCCTCCCCTGCTAAGGTTTTGTCTAGAACTTAGACTGGTTTGAGATTACAGTACACACAGACAGACAAGTCAGCATAGTCGTTAGCTTGGGCACTGACAACAGAAACGCTGGACGCCTGCCCAGACCCCCGAGTCCTTGCCAGATGTGGGGTCAGGCCACACGGCAGCCAGGGCTACAGCATTTTATTGCACTAGGTACGTGAACTGGCCAGTTCAAAGCTAACCTGGATGCGACCGTATTGCACTACACAGTATCAGCATTGCTGCAGCGTCAACTTTTCCTTTTGGCTGGTGTTTGCCAACCCACGCTGCCCAGTGGTGTGGTCAAAACTCTTGGAAGAGTTAACTGATTTTGAAAGGAACACAGGGGgctaagtaatttttttctcctttaaaattttcttacTTCATGAGGCTTCTTGCCTCATCATTCATACCTGTATTTGCTGTTTGTGCCTTCCCTAAGAACTAcggatgttttcatttgaacTGCTACATAATCCAGATTTGCTGTAAAATGTTTGAAGGGACCATAGGGATCCTGGACACTTGTCTTAATGTCATCATAAGCAAACTAATGGCTTGTTGCTTTGTTTGTACTAAGCTTGTTAATGCAGCTTGTCTGGACATACACGTTGGCTCATCTTCAAATCCTAAGTTAGACAAGGCTTACCACTGCAAAGTCTGGAGTCTAAAAAAACTTTCATGAAAATGTACAGCACAGCTCCCTAAATTATAGGTAAATTTTAAGACTGCAGTATAGGAGTTCAACCGTTGTGTTGTATAACCCCAccctctgttttgttttttttaaggactggGATATATTatcaaaaagcagcaaatcaaAAGtcagttttggaaagaaaagtcttAGGCTTGAGTTGTTGCTTTCAGTTCACTGACAAGTGTAACAGACTGGTGAAAAGTAGCGGCTGTACATTGTCAGATCATCactggataattttttttttttttaatctgacagAATTTTATGGAAAAGGAGCCCCATACAATgctttggttggaaaagactcaACAAGAGGAGTTGCAAAGATGTCTCTGGATCCAGCAGATCTTACACATGATATAGTAAGAAAATGGACTGTTAgtttaattctgttttgcaaaGTTCTATTCTTTTGCAAGATGATGAATgataatattaaattatttgtattactttatttaaattgattcacatatttaaaaacaaaatgcattaatATTCTGTAAATACATAAAACAGATATGTATTTACTGCTCATGAAAGGTGCAGTGCTAACAGCCTTAAAGAGGAAAGTTTTTAATCTGTGGAATCAATACCATTTATGTAAGCATGTAAAGGAGAAATTACCTGCTGTTTAAAAAGATGCTTCCAAATAGAGTAAATCACTTTCTTTGTCACTGGATTTAATGTATCCTGTGTCCCTGACAACGGCAGTGGATCCTAACTCTGGCAGTGGGTTGTTGCTTGTTTGAGGTGTGATGTACTTATGCAGGGAAAATGAAGGGAGATTAATGGTTTGTTTGACCTGAATATATTAAAGTTTTGTCAAGGCTGAatttgaatgaagaaaataaaattaaaggttATACTATCTATTTTGTTAATCATGCTCTGCAACGTAAACCCAAAAGCTGACCCTAAGGTTTACAGTaatcaataaaaaagaaaaatgcatgtaaatatctgtatttttatttctttgagacAGGACTTTCATTTCTATATTTCATTTAGACGGGACTCACAGAAGAGGAACTCAAGTCCCTGGATGATATCTTCAATAATGTTTATAAGGCCAAATATCCAATTGTTGGCTATACTTCTCGACGAATTCTGAATGAGGATGGCAGCCCCAATCTAGACTTTAAACCTGAAGATCAGCCACACTTCAACATTAAAGATGAGTTTTGAGGAACATTTTTGTACTTGGAGAATGCCTGGGGAGAGGCACGATAGAGCATTAGattgttttcctattttctgGAGCTCATTACAACGATTAGCTATCCTGAGTCTATCCTGAGTCagttttctgtttagaaaatatatgtgtgtacacacataGTTTACATCATGTTCTTCTTTCCAGGAAACAAATGGATCTGTATTGCTATCACACACTTGGGCTGTTTGCCCTGAATTATGGGAATTATTTCATAGGAAAGTTCTTTCTGCCTGGATTTCTCTGTTTATAAGTGTGTAATGTAAAATTACATTCCTTAGAAGAGATCATGACTAGTCTTTTTGTAAATCCCAAGTTGTTTCCCACTCCTTGGAAAAGTGCGAATGCATTATCTGGATGAGCTAACATCAATTGTCTGTGCTTTAAGTGAGTGTAGGTATCACATGTACAAACAGGTGTAATAGaggtttacattttaaaaagcatatttgaTAGGTTTGAGAATACTGGATATAAAACCACTCAATTGCTTAAAATGCAGTTACTGTGGAATATTTATGCAAAGCCTACAGCTGtaaacaaagacaaataaatctttttttcctcatgagaACTACTGTGACATTTTAAGTAAGACTATTACGTTAGTTTTGAATAAATgacactttaattttttaaataattatcaAAGATGTCATCTGTATTAGACTATGGTGATTTCCTTCTAGCTTCCTCCACTCTTTCTctgacaaaaaaaggaaatgatagCCCACTGTTTACCACATACTCTTACAGCACAAGTTTATTATAGTAGTTTAGTATCCTGTGGGTATTGTTAGCATCTTTATATTGACAATGTCAgctctcatttttaatttctgttggtttttctttgttcttactCTGGCTTCATCATTGCTCTTGCAATGAAGTGTGCATTCATatgttcctcttcctttgtgatgggtttgcgtggcagggttttggtagcaggggagctacaggggcggcttctgtgagaagctgctagaagcttcccctgtgtctgatagagccaatgccagccggctccaagacagacccaccgctggcctaggccaagccaatcagcgcctctgtgataacatatttaagaagaagaaaaacacttagagagagagcttttgcagccggagagaggagtgagaagatgtaagaaactctgcagacaccaaggtcagtgcagatggagggggaggaggagctccaggcgccggagcagagatccccctgcagcccgtggtgaaggccatggtgaagcaggctgtccccctgcagcccatggaggaaggatgagggggtgtagagattccacccgcagcccgtggaggaccccacgccggagcaggtggaggcacccgaaggaggctgtggcccgtgggaagcccatgctggagcaagctcctggcaggacctgtggacccatgaagaggggagcccacgccagagcaggtttgctggcaggacttgtgaccccgtgggggacccacgctggagcagtttgctcctgaagctcTGCACCCCACGGAAAAGACCACGCTGaagcagttcgtgaaggactgtagcccatgggagagactcacattggagaagttcgtgaaggactgtctcccgtgagagggactccatgctggagcaggggaacgatgagaggagtcctccccctgaggaggaagaagcggcagagacaatgtgtgatgaactgaccataacccccattccccgtccccctgtgcaactgaggggggtggaggttgaagctgggagtgaagttgagcccgggaagatgggaggggtggggggaggtgttttaagatttgattttatttctcattcctctactctgttttgcctagtaataaattagatgaattccctctctaagttcggtctgttttgctcgtgatgataattagtgagtgatctctccctgtccttatcttgacccataagctttttgttatactttttctcccctgtctagtgaacgaggggagtgagagagcagctctggtgggcacctggcccccagccagggtcaacccaccacaactttTACCCTAATATAAAACTACAGATCCTGTAGGGTGGAAGCAGACCACCTTTATCGGGTTTCTCTGGCAGTCTTTCAGTAACAAGAGGACCGTTGAAAGCATGTGCTATATAAATTGCTGCTAACCACTGACTTTCAGTAATTTAAGTAGAATGTAAATTGCCATGTATATGGATTTATCTGCCACTGTGATAGGTTGATTTGGCATGGAAAAACTGAGCAGCTGCTCCAAATTCTATATTAATAATATaggtataataaaaatacaagtctATATT
The DNA window shown above is from Grus americana isolate bGruAme1 chromosome 3, bGruAme1.mat, whole genome shotgun sequence and carries:
- the NENF gene encoding neudesin; the encoded protein is MAGGAVRVLLAALLGVLPAAAERELRFKPPAEAPVRLFTEPDLARYDGQQEGQPIYLAVKGVVFDVTSGKEFYGKGAPYNALVGKDSTRGVAKMSLDPADLTHDITGLTEEELKSLDDIFNNVYKAKYPIVGYTSRRILNEDGSPNLDFKPEDQPHFNIKDEF